A stretch of the Pseudomonadota bacterium genome encodes the following:
- a CDS encoding YqgE/AlgH family protein, producing the protein MKMISAMLALLLWLSGHGVLAAPPPGTAYSTSLAPAAGRFLVAQRGLRGEYFGHTVVYLLQHDASGSVGVIVNRPLGMKVAEVLPDTEHEDIGASPVYSGGPVNRRIMVMLFRGNYPTELALHVDADIYASSNTAILARMMSEHKPAHELRMYAGQAGWAPGQLASELEHGSWFVTEGDPDMLFAPDAGDLWNRLIEQLDPPGILVLEQDRPAARL; encoded by the coding sequence ATGAAGATGATCAGTGCGATGCTCGCCCTGTTGCTGTGGCTGTCCGGTCATGGTGTGCTGGCGGCGCCGCCGCCGGGAACGGCGTATAGCACGTCACTGGCGCCGGCTGCGGGTCGCTTCCTGGTCGCGCAACGAGGCCTGCGCGGAGAGTATTTCGGCCATACCGTCGTCTATCTGCTGCAGCACGATGCCAGCGGCAGCGTCGGCGTGATCGTAAACCGTCCCCTCGGCATGAAGGTCGCCGAGGTGCTGCCGGACACGGAACACGAGGATATCGGCGCCTCCCCTGTCTACAGTGGCGGCCCGGTGAACCGGCGCATCATGGTAATGCTGTTCCGGGGCAACTACCCGACGGAGCTGGCGCTGCACGTCGACGCGGACATCTACGCCAGCAGCAACACCGCCATCCTGGCGCGCATGATGTCAGAGCACAAACCCGCGCACGAACTGCGCATGTATGCCGGCCAGGCCGGCTGGGCGCCGGGCCAGCTGGCAAGCGAACTGGAGCACGGTTCCTGGTTCGTGACCGAGGGCGATCCGGATATGCTGTTCGCGCCCGATGCCGGCGATTTGTGGAACCGCCTGATCGAACAACTGGATCCACCGGGCATCCTGGTCCTGGAACAAGACCGGCCGGCGGCGAGGCTATAG
- a CDS encoding peptidoglycan-binding domain-containing protein — protein sequence MRKLSTLAAVVAVTAATGAAMLFAPTQAAEEAAGGGAGLLPANARPGECYAKVMVPAQYKTVDEEVVIAEASEKIEIIPAKYEWTEVKVPVQEASEKLIAVPAKYETVEEKIEIEPAHTVWRTGPGDKAKDVGDRDLAMALALGLPSAAQPGQCYDEFYQAAKFETKTEKLLKTAAAEEITTSEPQFEWVEEKVLVKEASEKIVEIPAEYDVVTEQVLESPAYTTWKNGRGLNERIDNATGEIMCLVEVPAKYTEIEKRVLKTPATTKKIEIPAEYKTVRVQKLVKPSAENRTPIEAEYQTVEKHVKVSDAKVSWSLSGMGGEGEPTGRTYCLAEVPAKFKTVSKEVVKEPATIKKVEVPATFKTIKMKKLVSAAAEKRIPIPAKHQMVTKQSKVSDARLEWRQVLCETNTTRDLVIQIQEGLQKAGYNPGVADGVLGGATMSAIDAYQRKNGLPTGGLTIQVIEKLGIKLGG from the coding sequence ATGCGTAAGCTTTCAACACTGGCGGCGGTCGTCGCCGTGACTGCTGCGACGGGTGCAGCGATGCTGTTTGCACCGACGCAGGCGGCGGAGGAGGCAGCCGGGGGCGGCGCCGGTCTGCTGCCGGCCAACGCCCGTCCCGGCGAGTGCTATGCCAAGGTCATGGTACCGGCACAGTACAAGACCGTCGACGAGGAAGTGGTGATAGCGGAAGCCAGCGAGAAGATCGAGATCATACCGGCCAAGTACGAGTGGACCGAGGTCAAGGTGCCCGTGCAGGAGGCATCCGAAAAGCTGATCGCGGTACCGGCCAAGTACGAAACCGTCGAGGAAAAGATCGAGATCGAACCCGCCCATACCGTGTGGCGCACCGGCCCCGGCGACAAGGCGAAGGATGTCGGCGACCGCGACCTCGCCATGGCGCTCGCGCTCGGACTGCCGTCAGCCGCCCAGCCGGGCCAGTGCTACGACGAGTTCTACCAGGCGGCGAAGTTCGAGACCAAGACCGAAAAACTGCTGAAGACCGCAGCCGCCGAGGAGATCACGACCTCCGAGCCGCAGTTCGAGTGGGTCGAGGAAAAGGTGCTGGTGAAGGAGGCCTCGGAGAAGATCGTCGAGATCCCCGCCGAGTACGACGTGGTCACTGAGCAGGTGCTCGAGTCTCCCGCCTACACGACCTGGAAGAACGGCCGTGGCCTGAACGAGCGCATCGACAACGCCACCGGCGAGATCATGTGTCTGGTGGAGGTGCCGGCCAAGTACACCGAGATCGAGAAGCGCGTGCTCAAGACCCCGGCGACCACCAAGAAGATAGAGATCCCCGCCGAGTACAAGACCGTGCGCGTGCAGAAGCTGGTCAAGCCGTCTGCCGAAAACCGCACGCCGATCGAGGCCGAGTACCAGACCGTCGAGAAGCACGTGAAGGTGTCCGATGCCAAGGTCAGCTGGAGTCTTTCCGGCATGGGTGGCGAGGGTGAGCCGACCGGCCGTACCTACTGCCTGGCGGAGGTGCCGGCAAAGTTCAAGACCGTCTCCAAGGAAGTGGTGAAGGAACCGGCCACCATCAAGAAGGTGGAAGTGCCGGCGACCTTCAAGACCATCAAGATGAAAAAGCTGGTCTCCGCCGCCGCCGAGAAGCGTATCCCGATCCCGGCCAAGCACCAGATGGTCACCAAGCAGAGCAAGGTGTCCGATGCCCGCCTGGAATGGCGCCAGGTGCTGTGCGAGACCAACACCACGCGTGACCTGGTAATCCAGATCCAGGAAGGCCTGCAGAAGGCCGGCTACAACCCGGGCGTGGCGGACGGCGTGCTGGGCGGCGCAACCATGTCGGCCATCGACGCCTACCAGCGCAAGAACGGGCTGCCGACCGGCGGGTTGACCATACAGGTGATCGAGAAGTTGGGCATCAAGCTCGGCGGCTAG
- the lon gene encoding endopeptidase La encodes MTTESHATSLILPVFPLKNSIIFPHMVMPMTAGRARSLAAVEAALATEDKRIAVFTQRDASVEEPGEGDLYAVGTLCVIKRMQRAQGTINLILQAGRRIEREVLTGETPFLECQAAYLPEPEDTGSEVEALHRTMLEQAARMLELGPAQMQIDLKQLVSDLDKPVEQAYVLSSLVSISIDKQYQLLAANTQLEALRLIVDYLKHEIQVLEIQQQISSAVSEKLGKEQREMMLRQQLREIQNQLGETSPEQAEVAALRERLDDAALPATIRQEIEKELSRLERMSASAPDYQTTRSYIDLVLDLPWTKRTEDKLDLVSARAVLDADHYDLKEVKDRIIEHLAVMKLNPQARAPILCLVGPPGVGKTSLGQSIARALGRTFERMSLGGLHDEAELRGHRRTYVGAMPGRIIRAVRRAGVNNPLLMLDEIDKLGRDFRGDPAAALMEILDPAQNNEFRDNYLDQPFDLSGVFFVVTANTLDTIPAPLLDRIEVLRLSGYSEAEKLQIARRYILGRSLQNAGVAPAQLIIDDAALGFVIRNYTREAGVRSLDRALGRIVRKVATRIAEGHAEPVTLSADLITEYLGPPRMAREGKRAELIPGVVAGLAWTETGGEVLYVEAVMLPEGRELTLTGQLGSVMQESARAAQSYIWSQATELGIDPELIRKSGMHIHVPAGATPKDGPSAGVTMATALASAYTGAPIHDDIAMTGELTLSGLVLPVGGIKEKMLAAHRAGFKRVILPKDNAADLEELPGEVRDALTFIPVGRIDEVLRIAISGFEVRL; translated from the coding sequence ATGACGACCGAATCCCATGCCACGTCGCTGATCCTGCCGGTGTTCCCGCTCAAGAACAGCATCATCTTTCCGCACATGGTCATGCCGATGACAGCGGGCCGGGCGCGCTCGCTTGCCGCCGTCGAGGCCGCGCTCGCAACCGAAGACAAGCGCATTGCCGTGTTCACGCAGCGCGACGCCAGTGTCGAGGAACCGGGGGAGGGCGATCTGTACGCGGTCGGTACGCTCTGCGTGATCAAGCGCATGCAGCGGGCCCAGGGTACGATCAACCTGATACTGCAGGCCGGCCGGCGCATCGAGCGCGAGGTGTTGACCGGCGAGACGCCGTTTCTGGAATGCCAGGCCGCTTACCTGCCCGAGCCGGAGGACACCGGTTCAGAGGTCGAGGCCCTGCACCGTACCATGCTCGAGCAGGCGGCGCGCATGCTGGAGCTCGGACCCGCGCAAATGCAGATCGACCTCAAGCAGCTGGTCTCAGACCTGGACAAGCCAGTGGAACAGGCCTACGTGCTGTCCTCGCTGGTCTCCATCAGCATCGACAAGCAGTACCAGCTGCTGGCCGCGAATACCCAGCTCGAGGCGCTGCGCCTGATCGTGGACTACCTGAAGCATGAAATCCAGGTACTGGAGATCCAGCAACAGATCTCCAGCGCGGTGTCAGAGAAGCTGGGCAAGGAGCAGCGCGAGATGATGTTGCGGCAGCAGCTGCGCGAGATCCAGAACCAGCTCGGCGAGACCTCGCCCGAGCAGGCCGAGGTCGCCGCGCTGCGCGAACGCCTGGACGATGCCGCACTGCCCGCAACCATCCGCCAGGAGATCGAGAAGGAACTCTCCCGACTGGAGCGTATGTCCGCCAGCGCGCCCGACTACCAGACCACGCGCAGTTACATCGACCTGGTGCTGGACCTGCCCTGGACCAAGCGCACCGAGGACAAGCTGGACCTGGTAAGCGCACGCGCGGTGCTGGATGCGGATCACTACGACCTCAAGGAAGTCAAGGACCGCATTATCGAGCACCTGGCGGTGATGAAGCTGAATCCGCAGGCGCGCGCGCCCATCCTGTGCCTCGTCGGCCCGCCCGGCGTCGGCAAGACTTCGCTCGGCCAGTCCATCGCCCGCGCGCTGGGCCGCACCTTCGAGCGCATGAGCCTGGGCGGCCTGCACGACGAGGCGGAGCTGCGCGGTCATCGCCGCACCTACGTGGGCGCCATGCCCGGGCGCATCATCCGCGCCGTGCGCCGCGCCGGGGTGAACAACCCGCTGTTGATGCTCGACGAGATCGACAAGCTGGGCCGCGACTTCCGGGGCGATCCGGCCGCCGCGCTGATGGAGATCCTCGACCCGGCGCAGAACAACGAGTTCCGCGACAATTACCTCGACCAGCCGTTCGACCTGTCCGGCGTGTTCTTCGTCGTCACCGCCAACACGCTCGACACCATTCCCGCGCCGCTGCTCGACCGTATCGAGGTGCTGCGCCTGTCCGGTTACAGCGAGGCGGAAAAACTGCAGATCGCGCGCCGCTATATCCTCGGCCGCAGCCTGCAAAACGCCGGCGTCGCGCCCGCACAGCTCATCATCGACGACGCCGCGCTGGGCTTCGTGATCCGCAACTACACCCGCGAGGCCGGTGTACGCTCGCTCGACCGCGCGCTGGGCCGCATCGTGCGCAAGGTCGCCACCCGCATCGCCGAGGGTCATGCCGAGCCGGTCACATTGTCCGCGGATCTCATCACCGAGTATCTCGGGCCGCCGCGCATGGCGCGCGAGGGCAAACGTGCGGAGCTCATCCCGGGCGTGGTGGCAGGCCTGGCCTGGACCGAGACCGGCGGCGAGGTGCTCTACGTCGAGGCCGTGATGCTGCCGGAAGGCAGGGAACTCACGCTGACCGGCCAGCTCGGCAGCGTGATGCAGGAATCCGCGCGCGCCGCGCAGAGTTACATCTGGTCACAGGCGACGGAACTCGGCATCGATCCCGAGCTGATCCGCAAGTCCGGCATGCACATCCACGTGCCGGCCGGCGCCACGCCCAAGGACGGTCCGTCCGCCGGCGTGACCATGGCCACCGCGTTGGCCTCGGCCTACACCGGCGCCCCCATCCACGATGACATCGCCATGACCGGCGAGCTCACGCTGAGCGGCCTGGTGCTGCCGGTCGGCGGCATCAAGGAGAAGATGCTCGCGGCGCACCGCGCCGGCTTCAAGCGCGTGATCCTGCCCAAGGACAACGCGGCCGACTTGGAGGAACTGCCGGGGGAGGTGCGAGATGCGCTGACCTTCATCCCGGTGGGGCGGATCGACGAGGTCCTGCGGATCGCGATCAGTGGGTTCGAGGTGAGGCTTTAG
- a CDS encoding L,D-transpeptidase — MAATEAFIRVSIEEQRLQLLQDGAVVMDVAVSTAANGPGEIRHSECTPRGWHVIRAKIGAGCAPDTVFVGRRPTGEIYSPALKAAHPGRDWMLTRILWLSGLEPGRNRLGNVDSMRRYIYIHGCPDEDTMGVPSSHGCVKMRNSAVIELFERVAAGTRVLIQEAPL; from the coding sequence ATGGCCGCCACCGAAGCATTCATCAGGGTCAGCATCGAAGAACAACGCCTGCAGCTGCTCCAGGACGGCGCGGTCGTCATGGACGTGGCCGTGTCCACCGCGGCCAACGGCCCGGGCGAGATCCGCCACAGCGAGTGCACGCCGCGCGGCTGGCATGTCATTCGTGCCAAGATCGGGGCCGGCTGCGCGCCGGACACCGTGTTTGTCGGCCGGCGCCCGACCGGCGAGATCTACAGCCCGGCACTGAAGGCCGCACACCCGGGGCGCGACTGGATGCTCACCCGCATCCTCTGGCTGAGCGGCCTGGAACCCGGCCGCAACCGCCTGGGGAATGTCGATTCCATGCGCCGCTATATCTATATCCACGGCTGCCCGGACGAGGACACGATGGGGGTGCCGTCCTCGCACGGCTGCGTGAAGATGCGCAACAGTGCGGTCATTGAACTGTTCGAACGGGTCGCGGCCGGTACCCGGGTCCTGATCCAGGAGGCGCCGCTATAG
- a CDS encoding cytochrome b/b6 domain-containing protein, giving the protein METETIRYVKIWSGWLRLAHWLIAGGVLFELASGWALAHDAIDPGFWYDWHIMIGQLTALAALLRVILLFVPGSSHWRALLPNRTDRQAMAQMLKFYLSLARTPLPAWYAHNPVWKPFYALNHLVLVACVASGFLHGTPWRLFGQAPDTLHTWLGVCLGLFAIAHGIAVFLHDLKGDGALVSAMISGARYFHVNRAGEDAVFGRRIQVEVDIETLGRRQRTDQNRDRPG; this is encoded by the coding sequence ATGGAAACCGAGACCATCCGTTACGTGAAGATCTGGTCCGGCTGGTTGCGGCTGGCACACTGGCTCATCGCCGGCGGGGTGCTGTTCGAGCTGGCCAGCGGCTGGGCGCTGGCGCACGATGCAATCGACCCGGGCTTCTGGTATGACTGGCACATCATGATCGGCCAGCTCACCGCGCTGGCAGCGCTGCTGCGCGTGATCCTGCTGTTCGTCCCGGGCAGCAGCCACTGGCGTGCCCTGCTGCCGAACCGGACCGACCGGCAGGCGATGGCACAGATGCTGAAGTTCTACCTGAGCCTGGCGCGGACACCGCTGCCGGCGTGGTACGCCCATAACCCGGTCTGGAAGCCGTTCTACGCGCTGAACCACCTGGTGCTAGTGGCCTGCGTGGCGAGCGGCTTTCTGCACGGCACGCCATGGCGGCTGTTCGGCCAGGCACCCGATACACTGCATACCTGGCTGGGTGTCTGCCTGGGGCTGTTCGCCATAGCGCATGGCATCGCCGTGTTCCTGCATGACCTCAAGGGCGACGGCGCACTCGTCTCGGCCATGATCAGCGGTGCGCGCTACTTCCATGTCAACCGCGCGGGCGAGGATGCGGTCTTCGGCCGGCGCATCCAGGTCGAGGTCGACATCGAGACCCTGGGACGGCGTCAGCGCACGGATCAGAACCGGGACAGGCCGGGTTGA
- a CDS encoding Hsp20/alpha crystallin family protein, with protein MTLYERSGWYPRADVYRCADGWLVKVELAGVAEQDLRVEVQGDRLVIEGRRRDLCIAEAREYLSMEISYDWFRRSIRLPGPATAMRMQYRDGMLMIYLHDTE; from the coding sequence ATGACGCTCTACGAACGCAGTGGCTGGTACCCGCGCGCGGACGTATACCGCTGCGCTGACGGTTGGCTGGTCAAGGTCGAGCTGGCCGGTGTGGCCGAACAGGATCTGCGCGTGGAAGTGCAGGGCGACCGGCTGGTCATTGAGGGCCGGCGCCGTGACCTGTGCATCGCCGAGGCGCGGGAATACCTGTCCATGGAAATCAGCTACGACTGGTTCCGTCGCAGCATCCGTTTACCCGGTCCTGCCACCGCCATGCGCATGCAGTATCGCGACGGCATGCTCATGATCTACCTGCACGACACGGAGTAA
- a CDS encoding tetratricopeptide repeat-containing serine protease family protein — protein sequence MERRQTSRMAWQGLVLLALCAATCTASGLADDAFARGWSAYQAGQYNGAMQLWLPLADAGNADAQLNIGILYDVGQGVATDPVEAAHWYRRSAEHGHAAAQYNLGLMYVAGRGVPQDNTEARFWFAQAAGQGLQEASAMLSDFERRETPAASVLGSRESFIDSLSGTSTGTAWPVAGGYAITSNHVVADSEAVSLYDMTGQRLHATVAVRDTVSDLAVLRVDEADKLPPALPLAQLPGRLGSDVFTLGFPRVDILGRTPKLTEGIISSVNGYRDDPGSYQTSVQIQPGNSGGPLLNMDGEVVGIVSSMLGTVTEGAEPVVMPNISYAVKVELLQALLAPLPQRGSSAPAIAVHTAPLADLAERIQPSVLLVVAND from the coding sequence ATGGAGCGCAGACAGACATCCCGGATGGCATGGCAAGGACTGGTCTTGCTGGCCCTGTGCGCCGCTACCTGCACCGCATCCGGGCTCGCCGACGACGCCTTCGCCCGCGGCTGGAGCGCCTACCAGGCCGGTCAGTACAACGGCGCCATGCAACTGTGGCTGCCGCTGGCGGATGCGGGCAACGCCGATGCCCAGCTCAATATCGGTATCCTGTATGACGTCGGACAGGGCGTGGCGACGGATCCGGTCGAGGCCGCGCACTGGTACCGCCGCTCGGCCGAGCACGGCCATGCCGCGGCGCAGTACAACCTGGGTTTGATGTACGTCGCCGGGCGCGGCGTGCCGCAGGACAACACCGAGGCACGCTTCTGGTTCGCGCAGGCGGCCGGGCAGGGGCTGCAGGAAGCCAGCGCGATGCTGTCCGACTTCGAACGCCGGGAGACGCCGGCCGCGAGCGTGCTGGGCTCCAGGGAAAGCTTCATCGATTCCCTCAGCGGCACCTCGACCGGCACCGCCTGGCCGGTGGCCGGCGGCTATGCCATCACCAGCAACCACGTGGTGGCGGATAGCGAGGCGGTCAGCCTCTACGACATGACGGGACAGCGGCTGCATGCCACGGTCGCCGTCCGCGACACGGTCAGCGACCTGGCGGTGCTCCGTGTCGACGAGGCCGACAAACTGCCGCCTGCACTGCCGCTCGCGCAGCTGCCGGGCCGGCTCGGCAGTGACGTGTTCACCCTCGGCTTCCCGCGCGTCGACATCCTCGGGCGCACGCCCAAGCTCACCGAAGGCATCATCAGCTCGGTCAACGGTTATCGCGACGATCCCGGCAGCTACCAGACCTCGGTGCAGATCCAGCCCGGCAACAGCGGCGGACCGTTGCTGAACATGGACGGCGAGGTGGTCGGTATCGTCTCGTCGATGCTGGGTACCGTCACCGAGGGGGCGGAGCCGGTGGTGATGCCCAATATCAGCTACGCGGTCAAGGTCGAACTGCTCCAGGCGCTGCTGGCGCCTCTGCCGCAGCGCGGCAGCAGCGCGCCGGCCATCGCGGTACATACCGCCCCGCTTGCCGATCTCGCCGAGCGCATCCAGCCCTCGGTGCTGCTGGTCGTGGCGAACGACTAG
- a CDS encoding ABC transporter substrate-binding protein, with protein MHTSRRRLLPILLPLLLALLACAPEPDEVIRFGLAAAPDNLDPRYATDATSARINRLLYRRLVDFDEQVRPVPDLARWEQLDPRHYRFHLDPARESFHDGTPLQAEDVAATYRSILAPDSGSPHAGTLRLISAIRVLDPDTLDFTLDHADPLFPGYLVIGILPARGIAAGAPFSTAPLGSGPFRLTHWPEPGRLQLERRADGQRVEFLRINDPTVRVLKLLRGEIDLLQNDLPAELLGYLERQPGVTVVRGPGSNFAYLGFNLRAPGSAEPDVRRAVAHAIDRAAIMRHVLGGAARPAAALLPPEHWAGHPGLQPLAFDPERARALLRQAGYGPERPLQLVYKTSTDPVRLRIATIIQQQLADVGIRMQLKSYDWGTFFGDIKAGNFQLYSLMWVGIKTPDIFRYAFHSGSLPPAGANRGRYDDAEADRLIEAAERGGTLEEQGAGYRAVQARLLDTLPYVPLWYEDHVYAARSGIGGYRLAGDGNYDALTAVTRNHDGTAE; from the coding sequence ATGCACACTAGCAGGCGCCGGCTGCTGCCGATCCTTCTACCCCTGCTGCTCGCGCTGCTGGCGTGCGCACCGGAACCCGACGAGGTCATCCGTTTCGGTCTGGCCGCCGCACCGGACAACCTCGATCCGCGCTATGCCACCGATGCGACCTCGGCGCGCATCAACCGCCTGCTGTACCGGCGCCTGGTGGATTTCGATGAGCAGGTGCGTCCGGTCCCGGACCTGGCGCGCTGGGAACAGCTCGATCCACGCCACTACCGCTTTCATCTCGATCCCGCACGGGAATCCTTTCACGACGGCACGCCGCTGCAGGCCGAGGATGTCGCTGCCACCTATCGCTCCATCCTGGCGCCGGACAGCGGCTCGCCGCACGCCGGTACGCTGCGCCTGATCAGCGCCATCCGCGTGCTCGATCCCGACACCCTGGATTTCACGCTCGATCACGCCGACCCGCTGTTCCCGGGCTACCTGGTGATCGGCATACTGCCCGCGCGCGGCATCGCCGCCGGCGCGCCGTTCAGCACGGCACCGCTCGGCAGCGGGCCGTTCCGCCTCACGCACTGGCCGGAGCCCGGCCGCCTGCAGCTGGAACGGCGGGCAGACGGCCAGCGCGTGGAGTTCCTGCGCATCAACGATCCGACGGTACGCGTGCTGAAACTGCTGCGCGGCGAGATCGACCTGCTGCAGAACGACCTGCCGGCCGAACTGCTGGGCTACCTGGAACGGCAACCGGGCGTGACCGTCGTGCGTGGACCGGGCAGCAATTTCGCCTATCTCGGTTTCAATCTCAGGGCGCCGGGCAGCGCGGAACCCGACGTACGGCGCGCGGTCGCGCACGCCATCGATCGCGCCGCCATCATGCGCCATGTGCTCGGCGGTGCGGCACGGCCGGCGGCGGCCCTGCTGCCACCGGAACACTGGGCCGGCCATCCCGGGCTGCAGCCGCTCGCGTTCGACCCGGAACGCGCCCGCGCGCTGCTGCGCCAGGCGGGCTATGGCCCCGAGCGGCCGCTGCAGCTCGTGTACAAGACCTCCACCGACCCGGTACGGCTGCGCATCGCGACCATCATCCAGCAGCAGCTGGCGGACGTGGGTATCCGGATGCAGCTCAAGAGTTACGACTGGGGCACGTTTTTCGGCGACATCAAGGCCGGCAATTTCCAGCTCTACAGCCTGATGTGGGTGGGCATCAAGACCCCGGATATCTTTCGCTATGCCTTTCACAGCGGTTCGCTGCCGCCGGCGGGTGCCAACCGCGGCCGTTACGACGACGCGGAAGCCGACCGGCTGATCGAGGCGGCGGAACGGGGCGGCACGCTGGAGGAACAGGGGGCGGGCTATCGTGCCGTGCAGGCGCGGCTGCTGGATACGCTGCCGTATGTCCCGCTGTGGTACGAGGATCACGTCTACGCCGCACGCAGCGGCATCGGCGGCTACCGGCTCGCCGGCGACGGCAACTACGACGCACTGACCGCGGTGACCAGAAACCATGACGGCACAGCGGAGTGA
- a CDS encoding SLC13 family permease has product MPPLPAPHALAVLLLTALALFLFTRDRIPLETSSLAVLVLLTVGFEWFPYRDAQGTLHTVEFFSGFGHEALVAVCGLMIVGQGLVRTGALEPVGRLLSRIWLHSPRLTLLLTLVLAGLLSAFVNNTPIVVLLLPILVSVSLRAGTSASAILMPMGLATLVGGMATTIGTSTNLLVVSVAAELGLRRFAMFDFFLPAAIAGSFGILYLWLVAPRLLPERETALSDTSPRIFSAHLNIVADSYADGRTLSELIEKTGGGMRVQRIQRGESVLLPLPDVALHAGDRLVLADTPAQLKEYEQVLGALLYSGERAVDEEHPLEAGDQQLAEIVVVQGSPLLNRTLNASRFTDRYQLATLALHQAGRRLHTLRNHIGDIRLQVGDILLVQGAREQLAQIKRAGELLVLDATADLPSTDKAPRALLIMAGVILTAAVGLLPIAVSAVAGALLMLLTGSLAWRDVGNALSSAVIMIVVVSLALGMALTRTGATAWLADLYLALTAGLPPHVILSGLILLMALLTNIVSNNAAAVIGTPVAVAIAEGLGLPAEAFVLAVLFGANMSYATPMAYKTNLLVMNAGGYTFGDFMRIGLPLTLIMWLALSWLLPRLYGF; this is encoded by the coding sequence ATGCCGCCGCTACCCGCTCCACATGCACTGGCCGTACTGTTGCTGACCGCGCTCGCGCTGTTTCTGTTCACCCGTGATCGCATCCCGCTGGAGACCTCCAGCCTGGCAGTGCTCGTGCTGCTGACCGTCGGCTTCGAGTGGTTTCCCTACCGCGATGCGCAGGGCACGCTGCACACGGTCGAGTTCTTCAGCGGGTTCGGTCACGAGGCGCTGGTGGCGGTGTGCGGTCTGATGATCGTCGGCCAGGGGCTGGTGCGCACCGGCGCCCTGGAGCCGGTCGGCCGCCTGCTCTCGCGAATCTGGCTGCACAGCCCGCGGCTCACCCTGCTGCTGACCCTGGTGCTGGCCGGCCTGCTCAGCGCCTTCGTCAACAACACGCCCATCGTGGTGCTGCTGCTCCCGATCCTGGTCAGTGTCTCGCTGCGCGCCGGCACCAGCGCGTCCGCCATCCTGATGCCGATGGGACTCGCGACGCTGGTCGGCGGCATGGCGACCACCATCGGCACCTCCACCAACCTGCTGGTGGTGAGCGTGGCTGCCGAGCTCGGGCTGCGGCGCTTCGCCATGTTCGACTTCTTCCTGCCGGCCGCGATCGCCGGCAGTTTCGGCATCCTCTACCTGTGGCTGGTCGCACCGCGGCTGTTGCCCGAGCGCGAGACCGCGCTGTCCGACACCTCGCCGCGCATCTTTTCCGCGCACCTGAATATCGTCGCGGACAGCTACGCAGACGGCCGCACGCTGTCCGAACTCATCGAGAAGACCGGCGGCGGGATGCGTGTGCAGCGCATCCAGCGCGGCGAGAGCGTGCTGCTGCCGCTGCCGGATGTCGCCCTCCATGCCGGCGACCGGCTGGTACTGGCCGACACCCCGGCGCAGCTCAAGGAATACGAGCAGGTGCTGGGCGCCCTGCTGTATTCCGGCGAACGCGCGGTGGACGAGGAGCACCCGCTGGAGGCCGGCGACCAGCAGCTGGCGGAGATCGTCGTGGTGCAAGGGTCGCCGCTGCTGAACCGTACCCTGAACGCCAGCCGCTTTACCGACCGCTACCAGCTCGCCACGCTGGCCCTGCATCAGGCCGGGCGCCGGCTGCACACGCTGCGCAATCACATCGGTGACATCCGCCTGCAGGTCGGCGACATCCTGCTGGTCCAGGGCGCACGCGAGCAGCTCGCGCAGATCAAGCGCGCGGGCGAGCTGCTGGTGCTCGACGCCACGGCCGACCTGCCTTCCACCGACAAGGCACCGCGCGCCCTGCTGATCATGGCGGGCGTGATCCTGACCGCGGCGGTCGGCCTGCTGCCGATTGCGGTGAGCGCCGTGGCCGGTGCCCTGCTGATGCTGCTCACGGGCAGCCTGGCCTGGCGCGATGTCGGCAATGCGCTGAGCAGCGCGGTGATCATGATCGTGGTGGTCAGCCTCGCGCTGGGCATGGCGCTGACCCGCACCGGTGCGACCGCCTGGCTGGCGGACCTGTATCTCGCACTCACCGCCGGGCTGCCGCCGCACGTGATCCTCAGCGGGCTGATCCTGCTGATGGCCCTGCTCACCAACATTGTCTCCAACAACGCCGCGGCGGTGATCGGCACACCGGTGGCGGTAGCGATCGCCGAGGGCCTGGGACTGCCGGCCGAGGCGTTCGTGCTCGCGGTACTGTTCGGCGCCAACATGAGTTACGCCACGCCGATGGCCTACAAGACCAACCTGCTGGTCATGAACGCGGGCGGCTATACCTTCGGCGATTTCATGCGCATCGGGCTGCCGCTGACCCTGATCATGTGGCTGGCGCTGAGCTGGCTGCTGCCGCGCCTGTACGGCTTCTGA